A stretch of the Polluticoccus soli genome encodes the following:
- a CDS encoding YggS family pyridoxal phosphate-dependent enzyme, with translation MVNEAVWKEITAELKEKNITLVAVSKTKPVSDIQDLYNLGQRDFGENYVQELVEKQPQLPADVQWHYIGHLQSNKVKYIAPFVHLIHAVDSFKLLLEINKQAAKNDRVIDVLLQMHVAEEETKFGLDEKELIELLEYYTAQKDQLSSIRVCGLMGMATNTEDESVVRLEYKRLHNTFNHLKDVYFINQPQFNTCSIGMSSDYKIAMEEGSTMVRIGSLLFGARQYN, from the coding sequence ATGGTAAACGAAGCTGTCTGGAAAGAGATAACAGCCGAACTAAAGGAGAAGAACATTACACTGGTTGCAGTTTCTAAGACCAAACCGGTATCTGATATACAAGATTTGTATAACCTCGGTCAGCGCGACTTTGGTGAGAATTATGTGCAGGAACTGGTGGAAAAACAACCGCAATTACCTGCTGATGTTCAATGGCATTATATAGGCCACCTGCAGTCGAATAAGGTAAAATACATTGCCCCTTTTGTTCATCTCATTCATGCTGTTGATAGCTTTAAACTCTTACTTGAGATCAATAAGCAGGCAGCTAAGAACGATCGCGTAATTGATGTCCTGCTTCAAATGCATGTCGCCGAAGAGGAAACCAAATTCGGTTTGGATGAGAAAGAGCTTATAGAATTACTTGAATACTACACCGCGCAGAAAGACCAGCTCTCAAGCATCCGTGTCTGCGGACTGATGGGGATGGCAACTAATACCGAAGATGAATCTGTCGTACGATTGGAATACAAACGACTGCACAATACTTTCAATCACTTGAAGGACGTGTATTTCATCAACCAGCCGCAATTTAATACCTGCTCCATTGGCATGAGTAGTGATTATAAAATCGCGATGGAAGAGGGTAGCACCATGGTGCGCATTGGTAGTCTGCTGTTTGGCGCAAGACAATACAATTAG
- the panB gene encoding 3-methyl-2-oxobutanoate hydroxymethyltransferase has translation MSTHGEIKRVTTNTLQGMKQRGEKISMLTAYDFSMARIFDDAGIDVLLVGDSASNVMAGHETTLPITLDQMIYHAQSVVRGAGRSLIIVDMPFGSYQGNSKEALNSSIRIMKESGAHAIKLEGGEEVVESIKRIVSAGVPVMGHLGLTPQSIYKFGTYTVRAKEEAEAEKLVENARLLQEAGCFAIVLEKIPATLGKRVAEELKIPVIGIGAGKHVDGQVLVMHDMLGITKDFSPRFLRRYLNLYDDIKSATANYISDIKSKDFPNDQEQY, from the coding sequence ATGTCTACACATGGCGAAATAAAACGCGTAACCACTAACACGCTTCAGGGTATGAAGCAACGTGGCGAGAAGATCAGCATGCTTACTGCATACGACTTTTCTATGGCGCGGATATTTGATGACGCAGGTATCGATGTGCTGCTGGTAGGTGACTCAGCCTCTAACGTAATGGCCGGTCACGAGACCACACTTCCTATTACGCTCGACCAGATGATCTACCATGCGCAAAGCGTGGTGCGTGGTGCGGGCCGCAGTCTCATTATTGTCGACATGCCTTTTGGTAGTTACCAGGGCAATAGCAAGGAAGCGCTGAATTCTTCTATTCGTATTATGAAGGAGTCAGGTGCACATGCCATTAAGTTAGAAGGCGGTGAGGAAGTAGTAGAATCTATCAAACGTATTGTGAGCGCAGGTGTACCCGTTATGGGCCACCTGGGTCTGACACCGCAGTCTATTTATAAGTTCGGTACTTATACGGTACGTGCTAAAGAAGAAGCCGAAGCTGAGAAACTGGTAGAGAACGCACGCTTGTTACAGGAAGCCGGTTGTTTCGCCATTGTTCTTGAGAAAATACCCGCGACCTTAGGTAAGCGCGTAGCTGAAGAGCTGAAGATACCTGTGATAGGTATAGGCGCTGGCAAACATGTAGACGGACAGGTGCTGGTAATGCACGATATGCTGGGCATCACCAAGGACTTTTCACCCCGTTTCCTGCGCCGCTATTTGAATTTGTACGACGATATCAAGTCAGCTACAGCTAATTACATTAGCGATATAAAGAGCAAAGACTTTCCTAACGACCAGGAACAATACTAG
- a CDS encoding hydroxymethylglutaryl-CoA lyase produces the protein MQKSITLVECPRDAMQGWKQFIPTEQKVAYLNALLRVGFDVLDFGSFVSPKAIPQMADTKEVLPQLKLNDKTKLLAIIANTRGAEEAAVYDEITYLGFPFSISETFQLRNTNKTIAESLTQVEEIQNLCVKNGKELVVYISMGFGNPYGDDYSAEVAIKWVGQLAQLGIKTIAMADTVGVAKPDTIEYIFKHLVPEFSDVNIGAHFHSTARTWEEKIQTAYDNNCLRFDSAMKGIGGCPMADDELVGNIATENIVNWAERNNIPLSLDMQAFNEALLMAAKVFIK, from the coding sequence ATGCAAAAAAGCATAACACTGGTTGAATGTCCCCGCGACGCAATGCAAGGCTGGAAACAGTTCATTCCAACCGAACAAAAGGTCGCTTATCTCAATGCATTGCTGCGCGTTGGTTTCGACGTGCTCGACTTTGGCTCTTTTGTATCACCCAAAGCCATACCGCAAATGGCGGATACCAAAGAGGTACTTCCACAGCTAAAGCTGAATGATAAGACTAAATTACTTGCCATCATCGCTAATACCCGCGGCGCTGAGGAAGCAGCTGTTTATGATGAGATAACATATCTGGGATTTCCATTCTCTATCTCTGAAACCTTCCAACTTCGGAACACCAACAAAACCATTGCTGAATCTTTAACCCAGGTAGAAGAGATACAAAACCTTTGTGTAAAGAATGGCAAGGAACTGGTGGTGTATATATCCATGGGATTCGGTAATCCTTATGGCGATGATTATAGTGCTGAAGTGGCCATCAAATGGGTTGGCCAACTGGCGCAGCTAGGTATCAAAACCATCGCGATGGCGGATACTGTAGGTGTGGCAAAGCCCGATACGATAGAATATATCTTCAAACACTTGGTGCCTGAATTCAGCGACGTCAATATAGGTGCGCATTTTCATTCTACCGCACGTACGTGGGAAGAGAAGATTCAAACAGCTTACGATAACAATTGTCTTCGGTTTGACAGCGCAATGAAAGGTATTGGTGGTTGCCCGATGGCAGACGATGAACTGGTAGGTAATATTGCTACCGAGAACATCGTGAACTGGGCTGAACGAAACAACATCCCTTTAAGCCTTGACATGCAGGCCTTTAACGAAGCTCTGCTCATGGCGGCCAAAGTCTTTATTAAGTAA